The Camelus bactrianus isolate YW-2024 breed Bactrian camel chromosome 32, ASM4877302v1, whole genome shotgun sequence genome includes a region encoding these proteins:
- the MMP11 gene encoding stromelysin-3 — MARAARFRGAAPRALLLPLLLLLLPPPPLLAQAPWPPDAHRRHPVRRGPQLRHEATSSSPAPAPAAQEAPRPAGSPRPPRCGVPDPPEGLSARNRQKRFVLSGGRWEKTDLTYRILRFPWQLVREQVRQTVAEALQVWSDVTPLTFTEVHEGHADIMIDFTRYWHGDNLPFDGPGGILAHAFFPKTHREGDVHFDYDETWTIGDNQGTDLLQVAAHEFGHVLGLQHTTAAKALMSPFYTFRYPLSLSPDDRRGIQYLYGRHRLAPTSSPPDLGPGAGVDTNEIAPLEPDTPPDACEVSFDAVATIRGELFFFQAGFVWRLRGGRLQPGYPALASRHWRGLPSPVDAAFEDAQGHIWFFQGAQYWEYDGETPILGPAALSELGLPGSSVHAALVWGPEKNKIYFFRGGDYWRFHPSTRRVDSPVPRRATDWRGVPSEIDAAFQDADGYAYFLRGRLYWKFDPVKVKALEGFPRLVGPDFFGCTEAANTFR, encoded by the exons ATGGCTCGGGCCGCCCGGTTCCGCGGCGCGGCCCCGCGCGCCCTCCTgctcccgctgctgctgctgctgctcccgccgccgccgctgctggcCCAGGCCCCGTGGCCGCCG GATGCCCACCGCCGCCACCCAGTGAGGAGGGGGCCACAGCTCAGGCATGAAGCTACCTCCAGCAGCCCAGCACCTGCCCCAGCCGCCCAGGAGGCCCCTCGGCCTGCTGgcagccccagacctccccgCTGCGGCGTGCCTGACCCACCCGAGGGGCTGAGTGCCCGCAACCGACAAAAGCGGTTTGTGCTGTCGGGCGGGCGCTGGGAGAAGACGGACCTCACCTACAG gatcCTCCGCTTCCCATGGCAGCTGGTGCGGGAACAAGTGCGGCAGACAGTGGCGGAGGCCCTACAGGTGTGGAGCGACGTAACACCACTCACCTTCACAGAGGTGCACGAGGGCCACGCTGACATCATGATCGACTTCACCAG GTACTGGCATGGGGACAACCTACCGTTTGATGGCCCTGGTGGCATCCTGGCCCATGCCTTTTTCCCCAAGACCCACCGAGAAGGGGATGTCCACTTCGACTATGATGAGACCTGGACCATCGGGGACAACCAGG GCACAGACCTCCTGCAGGTGGCTGCCCACGAATTTGGCCACGTGCTTGGGCTGCAGCACACGACGGCGGCTAAGGCCCTCATGTCCCCTTTCTACACCTTCCGCTACCCACTGAGCCTCAGCCCAGATGACCGCAGGGGCATCCAGTACCTCTACGGCCGGCATCGGCTAGCCCCCACCTCCAGTCCCCCGGacctgggccctggggctggggtggacACCAACGAGATTGCGCCACTGGAG CCGGACACCCCCCCAGACGCCTGCGAGGTTTCCTTTGATGCGGTTGCCACCATCCGTGGAGAGCTCTTCTTCTTCCAGGCAGGCTTTGTATGGCGGCTGCGCGGGGGCCGGTTGCAGCCTGGGTACCCTGCGCTTGCCTCTCGCCACTGGCGGGGACTGCCCAGCCCCGTGGACGCAGCCTTCGAAGATGCCCAGGGCCACATCTGGTTCTTTCAAG GTGCTCAGTACTGGGAGTACGATGGGGAGACGCCAATCCTGGGCCCCGCTGCCCTCTCTGAGCTGGGTCTGCCAGGATCCTCGGTCCATGCTGCGCTGGTCTGGGGCCCCGAGAAGAACAAGATCTACTTCTTCCGAGGCGGAGACTACTGGCGCTTCCACCCCAGCACCCGCCGTGTGGACAGCCCTGTGCCCCGCCGGGCCACTGACTGGCGAGGGGTGCCCTCTGAGATTGATGCTGCCTTTCAGGATGCCGATG gCTATGCCTACTTCCTGCGTGGCCGCCTCTACTGGAAGTTCGACCCTGTGAAGGTGAAGGCCCTGGAGGGCTTCCCCCGCCTTGTGGGCCCCGACTTCTTCGGCTGTACTGAGGCTGCCAACACTTTCCGCTAA
- the CHCHD10 gene encoding coiled-coil-helix-coiled-coil-helix domain-containing protein 10, mitochondrial: MPRGSRSMAARPASRTAAPSAHPPAHPPPSAAAPAPAPSGQPGLMAQMATTAAGVAVGSAVGHVMGSALTGAFSGGSSEPAQPAAQPAAQQAPARTAPQPLQMGPCAYEIRQFLDCSTTQSDLSLCEGFSEALKQCKYNHGLSSLP; this comes from the exons ATGCCCCGGGGGAGTCGCAGCATGGCCGCCAGGCCAGCCAG CCGCACCGCCGCGCCCTCTGCCCACCCGCCAGCGCACCCACCGCCCTCGGCTGCAGCCCCGGCGCCCGCCCCGTCGGGCCAGCCCGGCCTGATGGCGCAGATGGCGACCACGGCCGCCGGAGTGGCAGTGGGCTCGGCTGTGGGACACGTCATGGGCAGCGCTCTGACCGGAGCGTTCAGCGGGGGGAGCTCGGAGCCCGCCCAGCCTGCTGCCCAGCCTGCTGCCCAGCAG GCCCCCGCCCGcactgccccccagcccctgcagaTGGGGCCCTGCGCCTATGAGATCAGGCAGTTCCTGGACTGCTCTACCACTCAGAGTGACCTGTCCCTGTGCGAGGGCTTCAGTGAGGCCCTGAAGCAGTGCAAGTACAACCACG GTCTGAGCTCCCTGCCCTGA
- the C32H22orf15 gene encoding uncharacterized protein C22orf15 homolog, which yields MFITVMFGAGCWELVNPCCSLVTLTAHLRRRGQVPPDVTIALLAEDGHLVSLGEGLEEETSLTPFVGSPLLQERGTYVLVQVIKGEGAAPTRYESMLENLDDWYPELAEELRWLSGLPSVGDGWRRRAGTRRGHQEQGPPSRQRVGSLLSRTHQLGQEPGKETTEIPEGMLTPRSANPSQGKMCVLRGGPQHQPPLDTHIPP from the exons ATGTTTATCACAGTGATGTTTGGGG CTGGCTGCTGGGAGCTGGTGAACCCCTGTTGCAGCCTGGTGACCCTCACTGCCCACCTGAGGCGGAGGGGGCAGGTGCCCCCAgatg TGACCATCGCCCTCCTGGCTGAGGACGGGCACCTGGTGAGCCTGGGTGAGGGACTGGAGGAGGAGACTTCCCTGACGCCCTTCGTGGGCAGCCCCCTGCTGCAGGAGCGTGGCACATATGTCCTGGTGCAGGTCATCA AGGGGGAAGGCGCAGCCCCCACCCGCTATGAGTCCATGCTGGAGAACCTGGATGACTGGTATCCAGAGCTGGCAG AGGAGCTGCGCTGGCTGTCAGGCCTGCCCTCCGTGGGTGATGGCTGGAGGAGGCGCGCAGGCACTCGGCGTGGCCACCAGGAGCAAGGCCCTCCTTCAAGGCAAAGGGTGGGCTCCCTGCTGTCCAGGACCCACCAGCTGGGCCAGGAGCCAGGTAAGGAAACGACAGAGATACCTGAGGGGATGCTCACACCCAGAAGTGCAAACCCTTCCCAGGGGAAGATGTGTGTGCTGAGAGGTGGACCCCAACACCAGCCTCCCTTGGACACACATATACCCCCGTGA
- the VPREB3 gene encoding pre-B lymphocyte protein 3 produces MVCCRLALLLAGALLAVSHPALTQPEALLVFPGQVAQLSCMLSPRYATVGDYSVSWYQQRAGSAPRYLIYYRSEEDYHRPPDIPDRFSAATDKAHNACILTISPVQPEDEADYYCSVGYGF; encoded by the exons aTGGTCTGCTGTCGTCTGGCTCTCCTCCTAGCTGGGGCCCTCCTGGCAG tctcCCACCCAGCCCTGACCCAGCCAGAGGCACTGCTGGTCTTCCCAGGCCAAGTGGCCCAACTTTCCTGCATGCTCAGCCCCCGTTACGCCACCGTCGGGGACTACAGTGTGTCTTGGTATCAGCAGCGGGCAGGCAGCGCCCCCCGCTACCTCATCTACTATCGCTCAGAGGAGGACTACCACCGGCCCCCGGACATCCCTGATCGCTTCTCAGCAGCCACAGATAAAGCCCATAACGCCTGCATCCTGACCATCAGCCCCGTGCAGCCAGAGGACGAAGCAGATTATTACTGCTCCGTGGGCTACGGATTCTAG
- the ZNF70 gene encoding zinc finger protein 70 yields the protein MEIPPAAKLAEAFVFEDGLDVRQGLFPEGDLGDTFLQERSLGQMAVVYKEIPLGEQDETQDDYSGNFSLCSSPVQHPSAPSANRPQDDELFSQTFLQRSDLSLCQIVHSGGESGKHEGETVGRGISGPGEPPRTAQPAKPYTCRECGKAFSQSSHLLRHLVIHTGEKPYECGECGKAFSQSSHLLRHQIIHTGEKPYECGECGKAFRQSSALAQHQKTHTGKRPYACRECGKDFSRSSSLRKHERIHTGEKPYQCKECGKAFNQSSGLSQHRKIHTLRKPHACELCGKAFCHRSHLIRHQRVHTGKKPYACEECGKAFSQSSNLIEHRKTHTGEKPYRCHKCGRAFSQSSSLIEHQRIHTGEKPYECGQCGKAFCHSSALIQHQRIHTGKKPYACNECGKAFRHRSALIEHYKTHTREKPYECGQCGKAFRGSSHLIRHQKVHAGEKL from the coding sequence ATGGAGATTCCCCCAGCAGCCAAGCTTGCTGAGGCCTTTGTGTTTGAGGACGGGCTGGATGTGCGGCAAGGCCTTTTTCCAGAGGGGGACCTGGGGGACACTTTTCTTCAGGAAAGGAGTTTAGGGCAGATGGCTGTTGTCTACAAGGAGATCCCTCTGGGGGAGCAAGATGAAACACAGGACGATTACTCGGGGAATTTCAGTCTGTGCTCCAGCCCCGTCCAGCATCCAAGCGCCCCCTCAGCGAACAGACCCCAGGACGATGAGCTCTTCAGCCAGACCTTCCTCCAGAGATCGGACCTTAGCCTGTGCCAGATCGTTCACAGCGGAGGAGAATCGGGTAAGCACGAGGGTGAGACGGTGGGCAGGGGGATCTCGGGCCCCGGGGAGCCTCCCAGAACTGCCCAGCCAGCCAAACCCTACACGTGCCGGGAGTGCGGGAAGGCCTTCAGCCAGAGCTCGCACCTGCTCAGGCACCTGGTgatccacaccggggagaagcccTATGAGTGCGGGGAGTGCGGAAAGGCCTTCAGCCAGAGCTCGCACCTGCTCAGGCACCAGATcatccacaccggggagaagcccTACGAGTGCGGGGAGTGCGGGAAGGCCTTCCGCCAGAGCTCGGCCCTGGCCCAGCATCAGAAGACGCACACGGGGAAGAGACCCTACGCGTGCAGGGAGTGCGGGAAGGATTTCAGCCGGAGCTCCAGCCTCAGGAAGCACGAGCGGATCCACACCGGAGAGAAGCCGTACCAGTGTAAGGAGTGCGGCAAGGCCTTCAACCAGAGCTCCGGCCTGAGCCAGCACCGGAAGATCCACACCCTGAGGAAGCCGCATGCGTGTGAGCTCTGCGGCAAGGCCTTCTGCCACCGGTCCCACCTCATCCGGCACCAGCGCGTGCACACAGGCAAGAAGCCGTACGCATGCGAGGAGTGCGGCAAGGCCTTCAGCCAGAGCTCCAACCTCATCGAGCACCGCAAGACCCACACGGGTGAGAAGCCCTATCGCTGCCACAAGTGCGGCAGGGCCTTCAGCCAGAGCTCTTCGCTCATCGAGCACCAGCGcatccacaccggggagaagcccTATGAGTGCGGCCAGTGCGGCAAGGCCTTCTGCCACAGCTCAGCGCTCATCCAGCACCAGCGCATCCACACAGGCAAGAAGCCCTACGCCTGCAACGAGTGCGGCAAGGCCTTCCGGCACCGCTCGGCGCTCATCGAGCACTACAAAACCCACACGCGGGAGAAGCCCTACGAGTGCGGCCAGTGCGGCAAGGCCTTCCGGGGCAGCTCGCACCTCATCCGGCATCAGAAGGTCCACGCCGGGGAGAAGCTGTAG